From Microbacterium sp. YJN-G, a single genomic window includes:
- a CDS encoding endonuclease/exonuclease/phosphatase family protein — translation MTNTPRRLRSLALAASVLFIGASGAVAMPALADDGGTGGEPPALHTPDRSGQGKNSEHRKPAHSKPAQSETKGGVADVRFATFNASLNRGELGALVRDLSEPGNAQADAVAEIIQRADPDVLLINEFDYDADGEALRLFHDNYLAVPHGDAQPVSYPYRYAAPVNTGVPSGFDLNDDGRVSGGDDAWGFGLFPGQYGMAVYSKHPIDEDAIRTFQNFRWADMPGAMLPDDPSTPEPGDFYSEEELAQFPLSSKSHWDLPIRVSKNKTVHFLVSHPTPPTFDGAEDRNGTRNHDEIRFWADYVSDAETSAYIVDDAGRTGGLGGGDLFVIAGDQNADPHDGDSTAGAIAQLLEHPHINTGSVPASSGGAEAAASQGGVNAEHLGDPAEDTADFSEPPGNLRVDYVLPSRQIRIVDSGVFWPASDDPLSRLTGTYPFPSSDHRLVWVDADVPGAKR, via the coding sequence ATGACGAACACGCCACGGCGCCTGCGCAGTCTCGCGCTCGCCGCATCCGTCCTGTTCATCGGCGCCTCCGGAGCCGTCGCGATGCCCGCGCTGGCCGACGACGGCGGAACCGGCGGGGAGCCGCCGGCGCTGCACACGCCGGACAGGTCCGGCCAGGGGAAGAACTCCGAGCACCGGAAGCCGGCGCATTCCAAGCCGGCGCAGTCCGAGACGAAGGGTGGTGTGGCTGACGTGCGATTCGCGACCTTCAACGCCTCACTGAACCGCGGCGAGCTGGGTGCGCTCGTGCGCGACCTGTCCGAGCCCGGCAATGCCCAGGCGGATGCGGTGGCCGAGATCATCCAGCGGGCCGACCCCGATGTGCTGCTGATCAACGAGTTCGACTACGACGCCGATGGCGAGGCGCTGCGCCTCTTCCACGACAACTACCTCGCTGTGCCGCACGGCGATGCGCAGCCGGTCAGCTACCCCTATCGATACGCGGCGCCGGTGAACACCGGAGTGCCCAGCGGCTTCGATCTCAACGACGACGGACGGGTCTCGGGCGGCGACGACGCCTGGGGATTCGGTCTCTTCCCCGGCCAGTACGGTATGGCGGTGTACTCGAAGCATCCGATCGACGAAGACGCGATCCGCACGTTCCAGAACTTCCGCTGGGCGGACATGCCGGGGGCGATGCTTCCCGACGATCCCTCGACGCCTGAGCCCGGCGACTTCTACTCCGAGGAGGAGCTCGCGCAGTTCCCGCTGTCGAGCAAGTCGCACTGGGATCTGCCGATCCGCGTGTCGAAGAACAAGACCGTGCACTTCCTCGTCTCGCACCCCACGCCGCCCACCTTCGACGGGGCCGAGGATCGCAACGGCACCCGCAACCACGACGAGATCCGCTTCTGGGCCGACTACGTCTCGGATGCCGAGACCAGCGCGTACATCGTCGACGACGCAGGGCGCACCGGCGGCCTGGGCGGCGGCGACCTGTTCGTCATCGCCGGCGACCAGAACGCCGACCCGCACGACGGCGACTCGACGGCGGGCGCGATCGCGCAGCTGCTCGAGCATCCGCACATCAACACCGGTTCGGTTCCCGCCAGCTCCGGAGGTGCGGAGGCGGCCGCTTCGCAGGGCGGGGTCAATGCCGAGCACCTCGGCGACCCGGCCGAGGACACCGCCGATTTCTCCGAGCCTCCGGGAAACCTGCGCGTGGACTACGTGCTGCCCAGCCGGCAGATCCGCATCGTCGACTCCGGCGTCTTCTGGCCGGCATCCGACGATCCGCTCTCACGGCTGACGGGCACGTACCCGTTTCCGTCGAGCGACCACCGGCTGGTCTGGGTCGACGCCGACGTTCCCGGCGCGAAGCGCTGA
- a CDS encoding glycoside hydrolase family 5 protein, with protein MTIDLSRRTLLMGVGAIVTTSVLGDIAGPLPAAVAAGPVTWTDVVGRFESRHEPWTVSYGPEYGTAGGGFVRDEERAAEGTFSGRLTADFTSAGRYVALVKTLDHLEIQKVRFKVTGRNITRVAVRLVSGTRVLRQAYAAVPPGPGAWIGIEMDRWNNIVGFPDAVTLQIQVWKDHLALATDPTGDLWVDDVQIDHLVQEQKPATLETSGLPVLLLGDADPVPLSVRATYSDRDPRDVTQHSALSSSNTAVITIDKYGALKPVAAGRAEIRIEHLGVSQTFPVEVRAPRDLAPITIRDGKFHDGDAPFGFTGFNYDLFLLSYPRRALWSGLDADVSLMASWGLAAIRVPLAIGLVQPANGVFPDDDAWAGELRKRGLNTEFIKMLDHFVARAGEHGIRVILDWHRSPTDPYDYWQGGTPSDRGTGKPGTAVSYLAPSPTESGELDLTDAEHRTVLFDSHRWIAGHYKGNPNVLGIEVPHNEPHAAYMSIQSNWRRLTEQASLAVKAGDPGRLTLAMPPAYGHDVSTAAPTWQFSNIVDANAPHHYLPNAPIPARDDASSRRSPWLARDIDAVFAYAIPALFAPYSTSKHPVYNGEGGHYGFESFLPDMDRVEAADYMTEAGLVQYYAAGAAGQLHWSLWHNLNDFVPFEELFDKHYRRFSPVYSAGPVDWSGAEVAFIQNPAAVPAANGHNFAVVPFVRRALDLHLPTWHLLTDDEIIETMLTQVPSGLEQVEGLAASFDYKAVVADRRNLDRRVRQVLERDDFDRPILWLDDAEDLTVDALGAFLRRAGVAEDRRTSAHLQLVYGPQHLVVYRRGGADGRERVFPRVRRDGAFSLVDESGEKVYQGDAATLSTRGISVDLPTWRSLILRIE; from the coding sequence ATGACAATCGACCTGTCACGGCGAACCCTGCTCATGGGCGTCGGCGCCATCGTCACGACAAGCGTCCTCGGCGACATCGCCGGCCCTCTGCCCGCGGCCGTCGCCGCCGGGCCCGTGACGTGGACCGATGTCGTCGGACGATTCGAATCACGCCACGAACCGTGGACGGTCTCGTACGGCCCCGAGTACGGCACCGCAGGCGGCGGATTCGTGCGGGACGAGGAACGTGCTGCTGAAGGGACGTTCTCGGGCCGGCTCACGGCGGACTTCACCAGCGCCGGACGATACGTCGCCCTCGTCAAGACGCTCGACCACCTCGAGATCCAGAAGGTGCGCTTCAAGGTCACCGGCCGCAACATCACCCGGGTCGCGGTGCGGCTGGTCAGCGGCACCCGGGTGCTGCGCCAGGCCTATGCCGCCGTACCACCCGGCCCCGGCGCCTGGATCGGCATCGAGATGGACCGCTGGAACAACATCGTCGGATTCCCCGACGCGGTCACCCTGCAGATCCAGGTCTGGAAGGACCACCTCGCCCTCGCCACCGACCCCACCGGCGACCTGTGGGTGGACGACGTGCAGATCGACCACCTCGTGCAGGAGCAGAAGCCGGCGACGCTGGAGACCTCGGGCCTGCCCGTGCTGCTGCTCGGCGATGCCGATCCTGTCCCGCTGAGCGTGCGAGCCACCTACTCCGACCGCGACCCGCGGGATGTCACCCAGCACTCCGCGCTGAGCAGCTCAAACACCGCAGTGATCACCATCGACAAGTACGGCGCGCTCAAGCCCGTGGCCGCCGGACGGGCTGAGATCCGCATCGAGCACCTCGGCGTCTCCCAGACGTTCCCGGTCGAAGTGCGCGCACCGCGCGACCTCGCACCGATCACGATCCGCGACGGCAAGTTCCATGACGGCGATGCGCCGTTCGGGTTCACCGGCTTCAACTACGACCTGTTCCTGCTTAGCTATCCGCGCCGCGCACTGTGGTCGGGCCTCGACGCCGACGTGAGCCTCATGGCCAGCTGGGGTCTCGCTGCGATCCGCGTGCCGCTCGCCATCGGTCTCGTGCAGCCGGCGAACGGCGTCTTCCCCGACGACGACGCCTGGGCGGGTGAGCTGCGCAAGCGCGGGCTGAACACCGAGTTCATCAAGATGCTCGACCATTTCGTCGCACGTGCCGGCGAGCACGGCATCCGGGTCATCCTCGACTGGCACCGCTCGCCCACCGACCCGTACGACTACTGGCAGGGCGGCACGCCGTCGGACCGCGGGACGGGCAAGCCGGGCACCGCGGTGTCGTACCTCGCACCCTCGCCCACCGAGAGCGGCGAGCTCGACCTGACGGATGCCGAGCACCGCACGGTGCTCTTCGACTCGCACCGGTGGATCGCCGGCCACTACAAGGGCAACCCGAACGTGCTCGGTATCGAGGTGCCGCACAACGAACCGCATGCCGCGTACATGTCGATCCAGTCGAACTGGCGTCGCCTGACCGAGCAGGCGTCGCTGGCGGTCAAGGCCGGCGACCCCGGCCGGCTGACCCTCGCGATGCCGCCCGCCTACGGCCACGACGTCTCGACGGCGGCACCGACCTGGCAGTTCTCGAACATCGTCGACGCGAACGCGCCGCACCACTACCTGCCCAATGCGCCGATCCCCGCCCGTGACGACGCGTCGTCGCGCCGGTCGCCGTGGCTGGCGCGCGACATCGACGCGGTCTTCGCCTACGCCATCCCGGCCCTGTTCGCGCCGTACTCCACCTCGAAGCACCCGGTCTACAACGGCGAGGGCGGCCACTACGGCTTCGAATCGTTCCTGCCCGACATGGATCGCGTCGAGGCCGCCGACTACATGACCGAGGCCGGGCTGGTGCAGTACTACGCGGCGGGTGCCGCCGGGCAGCTGCACTGGAGCCTGTGGCACAACCTGAACGACTTCGTGCCGTTCGAGGAGCTGTTCGACAAGCACTACCGGCGGTTCTCGCCGGTCTACTCGGCGGGGCCCGTCGACTGGTCGGGTGCTGAGGTCGCCTTCATCCAGAATCCCGCAGCGGTTCCCGCCGCGAACGGGCACAATTTCGCGGTCGTCCCGTTCGTGCGCCGCGCACTCGATCTGCACCTGCCGACCTGGCACCTGCTGACGGACGACGAGATCATCGAGACGATGCTCACCCAGGTGCCCTCTGGGCTCGAGCAGGTCGAGGGGCTGGCAGCCTCGTTCGACTACAAGGCGGTGGTCGCCGACCGGCGCAACCTCGACCGGCGCGTACGGCAGGTGCTCGAGCGCGACGACTTCGACCGGCCGATCCTCTGGCTCGACGACGCGGAGGATCTCACTGTCGATGCGCTGGGTGCGTTCCTGCGCCGCGCGGGTGTCGCAGAGGACAGGCGCACGAGTGCACACCTGCAGCTGGTCTACGGGCCGCAGCACCTGGTGGTCTACCGTCGCGGTGGCGCGGACGGCCGGGAACGCGTCTTCCCTCGGGTGCGACGGGACGGGGCGTTCTCGCTCGTGGACGAGTCGGGCGAGAAGGTCTACCAGGGGGATGCCGCGACCCTCTCGACCCGCGGGATCTCGGTCGATCTGCCCACCTGGCGCAGCCTGATCCTGCGCATCGAGTGA